The Candidatus Binataceae bacterium genome has a segment encoding these proteins:
- a CDS encoding Rieske 2Fe-2S domain-containing protein, whose amino-acid sequence MLTREDNELICRVGAGTPMGTFLREYWIPAFRAAGLEADGAPQRVRLLGENFIAFRATDGRVGFFDEGCPHRCTSLALARNEDNALTCIFHGWKIDVSGKVVEVPSEPPERRAEFAAKVRVRHYPVREAGGVIWVYLGQRETPPSFYNFEFNVAPPSYGMAQRAVMHCNWIQGLEAVLDSAHLGILHTSWLRKSSGSAALSMVDTGPVFETVMKPYGFREAALRNMGDGTFYGRIREVVLPYYSFIPNDSPLPQFLICATPIDDEWTAQWYFHYYPDRPMDDEMRKYRDRGHSGDWDNFCSDMGNESNLWRQDRKAMKEGHWTGITQCLHYEDFAVEESMGPIVDRTREYLGASDTIIIRVRRMLLSAVREHQRSGKLAFGVDQEIDYSKVRAVAIRFSPKDFNWKEIDFTDRQAAVPLV is encoded by the coding sequence ATGCTGACGCGCGAAGACAACGAGCTGATTTGCCGGGTCGGAGCAGGTACCCCGATGGGAACCTTCCTGCGCGAGTACTGGATTCCCGCTTTTCGTGCCGCGGGCCTGGAGGCCGACGGCGCACCTCAGCGCGTACGCCTATTGGGAGAGAACTTTATCGCCTTTCGCGCCACCGACGGGCGGGTGGGCTTCTTCGACGAGGGTTGCCCTCATCGCTGCACCTCGCTGGCGCTGGCGCGCAACGAAGACAACGCGCTGACCTGCATCTTTCACGGCTGGAAAATCGACGTCTCGGGCAAGGTGGTCGAAGTCCCTTCCGAACCGCCCGAGCGGCGGGCCGAATTTGCGGCCAAAGTGCGGGTGCGCCATTATCCCGTGCGCGAGGCGGGTGGCGTGATCTGGGTTTACCTGGGCCAGCGCGAGACTCCGCCCAGCTTCTATAATTTCGAGTTCAACGTTGCGCCGCCCAGCTATGGAATGGCTCAGCGGGCGGTGATGCATTGCAACTGGATTCAGGGGTTGGAAGCGGTGCTGGATTCCGCCCACTTGGGTATCCTGCATACCTCGTGGTTGCGTAAGTCCAGCGGTAGCGCCGCCTTGTCGATGGTCGATACCGGACCGGTGTTCGAGACCGTCATGAAGCCTTATGGCTTTCGCGAAGCTGCTTTGCGCAACATGGGTGACGGTACCTTCTACGGTCGCATCCGCGAGGTCGTGCTGCCCTATTATTCGTTCATCCCTAACGATTCGCCGCTGCCTCAGTTCCTGATTTGCGCCACTCCGATCGATGACGAATGGACCGCGCAGTGGTACTTCCACTACTATCCCGACCGGCCGATGGACGACGAAATGCGCAAGTATCGCGATCGGGGCCATTCCGGCGATTGGGACAATTTCTGCTCCGACATGGGCAATGAGAGCAACCTTTGGCGTCAGGATCGCAAGGCGATGAAGGAAGGACACTGGACCGGGATTACCCAGTGCCTGCATTACGAGGATTTTGCGGTGGAAGAGTCGATGGGCCCGATCGTCGATCGCACCCGCGAATACCTCGGCGCCAGTGATACCATTATTATTCGGGTCCGTCGCATGCTACTAAGTGCCGTGCGTGAGCATCAGCGCAGCGGCAAGCTCGCCTTTGGCGTCGACCAGGAGATCGATTATAGCAAGGTGCGAGCGGTCGCGATCCGCTTCTCGCCCAAGGACTTCAATTGGAAGGAAATTGATTTCACCGATCGGCAGGCGGCTGTGCCGCTAGTCTGA
- a CDS encoding MFS transporter, whose amino-acid sequence MNERKSAAAVVVALWLCLALLWGATMSTNGMFYRPVSGAFHTSRATVSMLSSVLAFGLCGGSLVSGWLLGRFDARRIMMAGTLLLAAAYLCASQAASFQILLACHVLMGLGVGICTLIPVSFVIGDWFEKGRVGLAMGITMTGAALGGSAMVMVVGYFISKWGWRWAYFAVSIPMLLVVIPILTRLQSRPPWQTSAKRSDSRQAEGASGLEVAAALRRREFWLIALTEFLFGFVTNSMINHLAPYIEGLGYSTQRSAAILGMAFALTSVGKIALGLTTDWIGSRWAVAIDFLVYAASMGLLMGAARPALLMTGMVCWGLSFGVPIALLPLLIIQSLGLKCYGAISALISLAFTAGNFIGPIVVGRIFDLSGSYTIAFVVSLGCLMLAAFAGLACRPLIQTQAAIAPLAASVSRV is encoded by the coding sequence ATGAACGAACGCAAATCGGCGGCCGCAGTGGTAGTCGCGTTATGGCTGTGCCTGGCCTTGCTATGGGGCGCGACCATGTCCACCAACGGGATGTTTTATCGCCCCGTATCGGGTGCCTTTCACACCTCGCGCGCCACGGTTTCGATGCTTTCCAGTGTGCTCGCTTTCGGGCTATGCGGGGGTTCCTTGGTGTCGGGATGGTTGCTGGGACGGTTCGATGCCCGGCGCATTATGATGGCCGGCACGCTCCTGCTCGCAGCGGCCTACCTGTGCGCCAGCCAGGCGGCCAGCTTCCAAATCCTGTTGGCCTGCCACGTCTTGATGGGTTTGGGAGTCGGAATTTGCACCCTGATCCCGGTCTCGTTTGTAATCGGCGACTGGTTCGAAAAGGGACGAGTGGGCTTGGCGATGGGCATTACCATGACCGGAGCCGCGCTGGGCGGCAGCGCGATGGTAATGGTGGTGGGCTATTTCATCAGCAAGTGGGGCTGGCGATGGGCTTATTTTGCGGTCTCGATCCCGATGCTGCTGGTCGTCATTCCGATCCTCACTCGCTTGCAAAGCCGCCCGCCTTGGCAGACCAGCGCCAAGCGCAGCGATTCACGCCAAGCCGAGGGCGCTAGTGGCCTGGAAGTCGCGGCGGCGCTGCGTCGGCGGGAATTCTGGCTAATCGCGTTGACTGAGTTCCTCTTCGGCTTCGTCACCAATTCAATGATCAACCATCTCGCTCCGTATATCGAGGGGCTCGGTTATTCCACCCAGCGTAGCGCCGCTATCCTGGGCATGGCCTTCGCCTTGACTTCGGTGGGCAAAATCGCGCTGGGTCTGACCACGGATTGGATCGGCAGCCGCTGGGCGGTGGCGATCGATTTTCTGGTATACGCCGCCAGCATGGGGCTGCTCATGGGCGCGGCGCGCCCGGCCCTGCTGATGACAGGGATGGTCTGCTGGGGACTAAGCTTTGGCGTGCCCATCGCACTGTTGCCCTTGCTTATCATTCAATCGCTGGGGCTTAAGTGCTACGGCGCCATTTCGGCTCTGATCAGTCTTGCCTTTACCGCCGGCAACTTCATTGGACCGATCGTCGTCGGCCGTATCTTTGACCTCAGCGGCAGCTACACCATCGCCTTTGTGGTCAGCTTAGGATGCCTGATGCTGGCGGCTTTCGCGGGGTTGGCCTGCCGCCCATTGATTCAGACCCAGGCCGCGATCGCGCCGCTGGCGGCAAGCGTCTCCAGGGTCTGA
- a CDS encoding Rieske 2Fe-2S domain-containing protein, whose product MLPREDNEILVRTGPGTPMGELLREYWTPALRSQTLEADGAPVRVRLLGENFVAFRATDGRVGFFDEGCPHRCTSLALARNEDNALTCIFHGWKIDVSGKVVEVPSEPPERRAEFAAKVRVRHYPVSERSGIVWVYLGKREQPPAFFDFEFTRLPATHLNIVRGLMHANWFQAFEGQLDSAHVGILHSSWVRGREGRGGRPDNNFGQILTTVTGPSFEMVPKPYGFREGALRPLPDGSAYARIRDVVLPYFSFIPNEADFLCTLVACVPVDDEWSAQWYIAYHPDRPVPQEYRDFRLRGTSGDWNDFASDLGGPEKMWSQNRAAMKEGHWSGIDRGSIPLEDFAVTESMGPIVDRTREYLGSTDAVILRTRRMLLKAVRDFQQGLPPFGQEQGVDYGQIRSIAVLVPRGMSWRDVDPFHPPQPAPQV is encoded by the coding sequence GTGCTGCCACGCGAAGACAACGAGATTCTGGTACGCACAGGTCCGGGTACGCCGATGGGCGAGCTGTTGCGTGAGTACTGGACCCCTGCGCTGCGCTCGCAGACTCTGGAGGCCGACGGCGCCCCGGTGCGGGTGCGACTGCTGGGCGAAAACTTTGTGGCCTTCCGCGCCACCGACGGCCGGGTCGGCTTCTTCGACGAGGGTTGCCCCCATCGCTGCACCTCGCTGGCGTTGGCGCGCAACGAAGACAACGCACTTACCTGCATCTTTCATGGCTGGAAAATCGATGTTTCGGGCAAAGTGGTCGAAGTCCCCTCCGAACCACCCGAGCGGCGTGCCGAATTCGCCGCCAAGGTGCGGGTGCGCCATTATCCGGTCAGCGAACGTTCGGGGATTGTGTGGGTATACCTGGGCAAGCGCGAGCAGCCGCCAGCGTTTTTCGATTTCGAGTTTACCCGCCTGCCTGCCACCCATCTCAACATCGTGCGCGGCTTGATGCACGCGAACTGGTTCCAGGCCTTCGAGGGGCAACTGGATTCGGCCCATGTCGGCATCCTGCATTCTTCCTGGGTGCGTGGGCGGGAAGGACGCGGCGGGCGGCCCGACAACAATTTCGGCCAAATCCTGACCACCGTGACGGGCCCCAGCTTCGAGATGGTGCCCAAGCCCTACGGCTTTCGCGAAGGCGCGCTGCGCCCGCTGCCCGACGGCAGCGCTTACGCGCGAATCCGCGACGTGGTTCTGCCCTACTTCTCTTTTATTCCTAACGAAGCCGATTTTCTCTGTACCCTGGTGGCTTGCGTGCCAGTGGACGATGAATGGAGCGCGCAGTGGTATATCGCCTACCATCCTGACCGGCCGGTACCGCAGGAGTACCGCGATTTCCGTTTGCGGGGCACCTCGGGCGATTGGAATGATTTCGCTTCGGACCTGGGCGGTCCTGAGAAGATGTGGAGTCAGAACCGGGCGGCGATGAAAGAGGGGCATTGGAGCGGAATCGATCGCGGCTCCATCCCGTTGGAGGATTTCGCCGTCACCGAGTCGATGGGTCCGATTGTCGATCGCACGCGCGAATACCTGGGTTCCACCGATGCCGTCATCTTGCGCACCCGGCGAATGCTGCTCAAGGCGGTGCGCGATTTCCAGCAGGGGCTACCTCCTTTCGGCCAGGAGCAAGGGGTCGATTACGGCCAAATCCGCTCAATCGCGGTGCTGGTGCCGCGCGGGATGAGCTGGCGCGACGTGGATCCGTTTCACCCCCCGCAGCCCGCGCCACAAGTATAA
- a CDS encoding aldolase/citrate lyase family protein, producing MAEIPRLNGVIRAFEQGKVAFSAFVNADVESALAVSTAQYDGIVFEMEHNPWDIRALRDSLQYMLNRRQIASAGLVPAVTPIVRIPPNGDEKNQFFAKQALDLGAYGVVWPHISNVEQAHNAVAACRYPRLKSAPRYEPAGLRGDGPTAAVRYWGISQQEYYSRADVWPLDPKGEILVILMIEDTQGIANLPDILKKVPGVGVILIGEGDLSQELGYPRQYEHPVVVEAMAQIVKTCKEHNVPVGHPHVDSNNVERILQQGYRFLMAAPTRSYAALDKGLKLAGRV from the coding sequence ATGGCTGAGATTCCCCGCCTAAATGGCGTTATCCGAGCCTTCGAGCAAGGCAAAGTGGCCTTCAGCGCCTTCGTCAACGCCGACGTCGAATCAGCGCTGGCAGTCTCCACCGCTCAATACGACGGGATCGTCTTCGAGATGGAGCACAATCCCTGGGACATCCGCGCCCTGCGCGACAGTCTGCAGTACATGCTCAACCGCCGCCAGATCGCCAGCGCGGGACTGGTTCCGGCGGTAACGCCGATCGTGCGCATCCCGCCCAACGGCGACGAGAAGAACCAATTCTTTGCCAAGCAGGCGTTGGACCTTGGTGCTTACGGAGTAGTCTGGCCCCATATCAGCAACGTCGAGCAAGCCCACAACGCGGTCGCCGCTTGCCGTTATCCGCGCCTCAAGAGCGCGCCGCGCTACGAGCCCGCCGGCCTGCGCGGCGACGGTCCGACGGCCGCAGTGCGCTACTGGGGTATCAGCCAGCAGGAGTATTACAGCCGTGCCGACGTCTGGCCCTTGGATCCCAAGGGCGAGATTTTGGTCATTTTGATGATCGAAGATACCCAGGGGATCGCCAACCTGCCCGACATTCTCAAGAAAGTACCGGGCGTGGGCGTGATCCTGATCGGCGAGGGCGACTTGAGCCAGGAGTTGGGCTATCCCCGCCAATACGAGCATCCGGTGGTAGTCGAGGCGATGGCGCAGATCGTGAAGACCTGCAAGGAGCACAACGTCCCGGTAGGCCATCCGCACGTCGATTCCAACAACGTGGAGCGCATTCTTCAGCAAGGCTATCGCTTCCTGATGGCCGCACCTACGCGCAGCTATGCCGCGCTGGACAAAGGGCTGAAGCTCGCTGGCCGCGTCTGA
- the ilvD gene encoding dihydroxy-acid dehydratase: protein MALRSSRITQGVERTPNRSMLRAVGFADADFNKPIVGVANGYSNLTPCNLSLQLLAERAQAALRRAGAMPQVFGTVTVSDGIAMGTEGMKYSLVSREVIADSIETACNAESMDGVVALGGCDKNMPGAMIAIARLNIPAIFVYGGTIKPGRLNGRDLTIVSAFEAVGEFSAGKISEQELLEVERHACPGAGSCGGMYTANTMSSAIEAMGMSLPYSSTMAAEDREKADSAAQSAQLLVEAIAAQRLPRQIMTRKAFENAIAVVMATGGSTNAVLHLLAIAHAAEVPLTLDDFDAMRGRVPVLCDLKPSGRFVTVDLHRQGGIPQVMKILLEHGVLHGDALTISGKTVAEVLADVPSEPPAGQEVIRSWHQPVYKEGHLAILRGNLAPEGAVAKVSGLKLPVMTGRARVFENEEQALSAILADRIQAGDVLVIRYEGPKGGPGMREMLSPTSAIIGKGLGEAVGLITDGRFSGGTYGMVVGHVAPEAQVGGPLALVHEGDSITIDAHRRLLQLNISEDEMARRRAAWRAPQPRYRRGVLAKYAAQVSSASLGAVTD, encoded by the coding sequence ATGGCGCTAAGAAGCTCGCGTATTACCCAAGGCGTGGAGCGTACCCCCAATCGTTCGATGCTGCGCGCGGTGGGGTTCGCCGACGCTGATTTCAACAAACCGATCGTCGGGGTGGCCAACGGCTACAGCAATCTAACCCCTTGCAATCTCAGCCTTCAGTTGCTCGCCGAGCGGGCTCAGGCGGCCCTGCGGCGCGCCGGCGCGATGCCGCAGGTGTTCGGCACGGTCACGGTGAGTGACGGAATTGCGATGGGCACCGAGGGGATGAAATATTCCCTGGTTTCGCGCGAAGTGATCGCCGATTCGATTGAAACCGCTTGCAACGCCGAGTCGATGGACGGCGTTGTTGCCCTGGGCGGCTGCGACAAGAACATGCCCGGTGCCATGATTGCGATCGCCAGGCTCAACATCCCCGCCATTTTCGTTTATGGCGGCACGATCAAGCCCGGCCGTCTGAACGGGCGCGATCTGACCATCGTCAGCGCGTTCGAGGCAGTTGGTGAGTTTAGTGCCGGCAAGATCAGCGAGCAGGAGCTGCTCGAAGTCGAGCGCCATGCCTGCCCAGGGGCTGGCTCGTGCGGCGGGATGTACACCGCCAACACCATGTCCTCGGCGATCGAAGCCATGGGCATGAGTCTGCCCTATTCCTCGACCATGGCGGCCGAAGATCGAGAAAAGGCCGACAGTGCGGCGCAATCCGCGCAGCTCCTGGTCGAGGCGATCGCGGCTCAGCGCTTGCCCCGTCAGATCATGACCCGCAAGGCCTTCGAAAACGCTATCGCGGTGGTAATGGCCACCGGGGGCTCGACCAACGCCGTCCTTCATCTACTCGCGATTGCGCATGCCGCCGAGGTGCCGCTTACACTTGACGACTTCGACGCGATGCGCGGGCGGGTTCCGGTTCTATGCGACCTCAAGCCCTCGGGCCGTTTTGTTACCGTCGATCTGCACCGTCAGGGCGGAATTCCACAGGTGATGAAGATTCTGCTCGAACACGGCGTGCTACACGGTGACGCGCTCACGATCAGCGGTAAAACTGTGGCGGAGGTCCTCGCAGACGTGCCCTCCGAGCCGCCGGCCGGACAGGAGGTCATTCGTTCCTGGCATCAGCCGGTTTATAAAGAGGGGCATTTGGCAATTTTGCGCGGCAACCTGGCCCCTGAAGGCGCGGTGGCCAAAGTCAGTGGCCTCAAGCTGCCAGTCATGACTGGTCGAGCGCGGGTGTTCGAGAATGAAGAGCAAGCCTTGAGCGCGATCCTGGCCGATCGCATCCAGGCCGGCGACGTGCTGGTGATTCGCTATGAAGGGCCCAAGGGCGGACCGGGAATGCGTGAGATGCTCTCGCCGACCTCGGCGATTATCGGTAAAGGGCTGGGTGAGGCGGTGGGGCTGATCACTGACGGCCGTTTCTCCGGCGGCACCTACGGCATGGTCGTGGGTCACGTCGCCCCGGAGGCGCAGGTCGGCGGGCCGCTGGCTCTGGTCCACGAAGGCGACTCGATCACTATTGACGCCCATCGACGGCTGCTGCAGCTCAACATCAGCGAAGACGAAATGGCACGCCGGCGTGCTGCTTGGCGCGCGCCCCAACCCCGTTATCGGCGCGGCGTGCTAGCCAAGTACGCGGCCCAGGTTAGCTCGGCCAGCCTGGGTGCCGTCACCGACTGA
- a CDS encoding Rieske 2Fe-2S domain-containing protein, with protein sequence MLSTEDNETLCRVGADTPMGRMLREYWTPALRSETLEADGAPRRVRLLGDNFVAFRASDGRVGFFDEGCPHRCTSLALARNEDNALTCIFHGWKIDVSGKVVEVPSEPPERRAEFAAKVRVRHYPVREAGGIVWVYLGVRAQPPRFFDFEFTHLPPSHVMVRKAVIRHNWFQGMEGQLDSAHVGIMHKSWVELRGARLKTADMPLSRVNTGPSFEFMPRPYGFREGALRPLPDGSVYARIREVVLPYFSFIPVNPNRSQFLVCSIPVDDEWNAQWYIHYDPFRPLDEETRSQIMRGCAPDLDNFAANLGELDTMWGQDRKAMREGHWTGIVKSVQHEDFAVELSMGVIVDRSREYLGSSDSVIIRVRRALLNAVRDFAQGKPALGQEEDVDYSRIRPLAIHLPVGTDWRTVDSFDPPNLGEGLA encoded by the coding sequence ATGCTATCGACCGAGGATAACGAAACGCTGTGCCGGGTTGGCGCGGACACGCCGATGGGCCGGATGTTGCGCGAGTACTGGACCCCGGCGCTGCGCTCCGAGACCCTGGAGGCCGACGGTGCTCCGCGACGAGTGCGGCTTTTGGGCGACAACTTCGTCGCCTTTCGCGCAAGCGACGGGCGGGTAGGCTTCTTCGACGAAGGCTGCCCTCATCGCTGCACCTCGCTGGCGCTGGCGCGTAACGAAGACAACGCGCTTACCTGCATCTTTCACGGCTGGAAGATCGACGTTTCGGGCAAAGTGGTCGAGGTGCCCTCCGAGCCACCCGAGCGACGGGCCGAATTCGCCGCCAAGGTGCGGGTACGTCATTATCCAGTGCGTGAAGCGGGCGGGATTGTGTGGGTTTACCTAGGCGTCCGTGCGCAACCGCCACGGTTTTTCGATTTTGAGTTCACCCATCTTCCGCCCAGCCATGTGATGGTGCGCAAAGCGGTGATCCGACACAACTGGTTCCAAGGGATGGAAGGTCAATTGGACTCCGCCCACGTCGGCATCATGCACAAGAGCTGGGTGGAACTGCGAGGCGCGCGGCTGAAGACCGCCGACATGCCGCTGTCGCGAGTCAATACCGGTCCTAGCTTCGAGTTCATGCCGCGCCCTTACGGCTTTCGCGAGGGCGCCCTGCGGCCGCTGCCCGACGGCAGCGTGTACGCGCGCATCCGCGAAGTCGTGCTGCCCTACTTCTCCTTCATTCCGGTCAATCCCAATCGCTCGCAATTCCTGGTCTGCTCGATTCCGGTGGACGACGAATGGAACGCTCAATGGTATATCCATTACGATCCTTTCCGCCCTCTCGACGAGGAGACGCGTAGCCAAATCATGCGCGGCTGCGCCCCGGACTTGGACAATTTCGCCGCCAATCTGGGCGAGCTTGACACCATGTGGGGCCAGGATCGCAAGGCGATGAGGGAAGGACACTGGACTGGAATCGTCAAATCGGTCCAACACGAGGATTTCGCGGTCGAGTTGTCGATGGGCGTGATCGTCGATCGCAGCCGGGAGTATTTGGGTTCCAGCGACAGCGTGATTATTCGCGTGCGCCGCGCGCTGCTTAACGCGGTGCGCGATTTCGCCCAGGGCAAGCCCGCGCTGGGGCAGGAGGAAGACGTCGATTACAGCCGCATCCGCCCGTTGGCGATCCATCTCCCGGTGGGAACCGATTGGCGCACTGTAGACTCCTTCGATCCGCCCAATTTGGGCGAAGGATTGGCTTAA
- a CDS encoding amidohydrolase family protein, with amino-acid sequence MIIDCHGHYTTAPAELDNWRKQQLAAFEQNPGATPKMGKLAISDAQLRESLEGAQLKLQRERGTDLTIFSPRASTMGHHLGNAATSAQWAEESNNLIHRICTLYPGNFAPVCQLPQSPGVPPANCIAELERCVNQLGFIGCNLTPDPSGGYWTDPPLTDRWWYPLYEKMVELDVPAMVHVSGAKNPNFHTTGSHYINADTTAFMQFLLSDLFKDFPTIKFIIPHGGGAIPYHWGRYRGIAQDLKRPPLGELLLKNVFFDTCVYHKPGIELLFKVVPLDNILFASEMIGAVRGKDPDTGFYFDDTKRYIDQLGLSEAARTQIFEGNARRVFSRLTSRLKV; translated from the coding sequence ATGATCATCGATTGTCACGGTCACTACACCACTGCTCCGGCGGAGCTGGATAACTGGCGCAAGCAGCAACTGGCGGCGTTCGAACAAAACCCCGGCGCGACCCCCAAGATGGGTAAGCTCGCCATCAGCGATGCCCAGCTACGCGAGAGCCTGGAGGGAGCGCAGCTGAAGTTACAGCGCGAGCGCGGCACCGACCTGACTATCTTTTCGCCCCGTGCCTCAACCATGGGCCATCATCTGGGCAATGCCGCCACCAGTGCGCAATGGGCCGAGGAAAGTAACAATCTGATTCATCGGATTTGCACTCTGTATCCCGGCAACTTTGCCCCGGTCTGCCAATTACCGCAAAGCCCCGGTGTGCCACCCGCCAACTGCATCGCCGAGCTGGAGCGCTGCGTCAATCAGCTCGGCTTTATCGGCTGCAACCTCACTCCCGATCCTTCGGGCGGGTACTGGACCGATCCGCCGTTGACCGACCGCTGGTGGTATCCGCTGTACGAAAAGATGGTGGAGTTGGACGTGCCAGCGATGGTCCACGTCAGCGGCGCCAAGAATCCCAATTTTCATACCACCGGCTCCCATTACATCAACGCCGATACCACCGCCTTCATGCAGTTCCTGCTCTCCGATTTGTTTAAGGACTTTCCCACTATCAAGTTCATCATTCCCCACGGCGGCGGCGCGATTCCCTACCATTGGGGGCGCTACCGCGGGATCGCGCAGGATCTCAAACGACCGCCGCTCGGCGAGCTGCTGCTCAAGAACGTCTTTTTCGATACCTGCGTCTATCACAAACCAGGGATCGAGCTGCTGTTCAAGGTCGTCCCGCTGGACAACATTCTGTTCGCCTCGGAAATGATCGGCGCGGTGCGCGGCAAGGACCCCGACACGGGTTTTTATTTCGACGATACCAAGCGCTACATCGATCAGCTCGGGCTTTCCGAAGCTGCGCGCACGCAGATTTTCGAAGGCAATGCGCGGCGAGTCTTCAGCCGCCTGACGTCTCGCCTGAAAGTATGA
- a CDS encoding aldo/keto reductase, which produces MQNQQWRHTGGLTRREILALLSSAACGLLPSAGAPVASAAVTAPIMTRPIPKTGERLPVVGLGTSRVFDVGTDAAQRAKLLKVLRALIAGGGKVVDTASAYASAEPVLGALLAQSGLRPRVFIATKLEADELTEAGIEGSLKRLQTRQIDLMQLHNVSAPNQSLAVLRQWKERGLCRYIGITSTFHGAYPAVEAVLRQQKPDFVEIDYSLDALEAEQRILPLCADLGVATLIARPLVKGGLFRKVMGQPVPAWAGDFAQSWAQFFLKFVLSNPAVTAVIPGTNNPAHMADDLGAGRGPLPNAGQRQRIIEFIHSQG; this is translated from the coding sequence ATGCAAAATCAGCAATGGCGTCATACTGGCGGCTTGACGCGGCGAGAAATTCTAGCCTTGTTAAGCAGCGCCGCGTGCGGCTTGCTGCCAAGCGCCGGCGCCCCCGTGGCCAGCGCGGCGGTTACCGCGCCCATCATGACCCGACCGATTCCCAAAACTGGCGAGCGACTGCCGGTGGTCGGGTTGGGCACCTCGCGAGTCTTCGACGTCGGCACGGACGCCGCCCAGCGCGCCAAACTGCTCAAGGTGCTACGGGCGCTGATCGCGGGCGGAGGCAAAGTGGTCGATACCGCTTCGGCCTACGCAAGCGCGGAGCCTGTGCTCGGGGCGCTGCTGGCGCAAAGCGGTCTACGCCCGCGTGTTTTCATCGCTACCAAGCTTGAGGCCGATGAGCTGACTGAGGCCGGAATCGAGGGCTCGCTCAAGCGGCTGCAGACCCGCCAGATCGATTTGATGCAACTTCACAATGTCTCCGCTCCCAACCAAAGCCTGGCTGTTTTGCGTCAGTGGAAGGAGCGAGGATTATGCCGCTACATCGGCATCACCTCGACTTTTCACGGCGCTTATCCGGCGGTCGAGGCGGTATTACGCCAGCAAAAGCCCGACTTCGTAGAGATAGATTACTCATTGGATGCGCTCGAGGCGGAGCAACGGATTCTGCCGCTGTGCGCCGATTTAGGGGTGGCGACTCTGATCGCGCGACCGTTGGTGAAGGGAGGCTTGTTCCGCAAGGTAATGGGGCAGCCCGTGCCCGCCTGGGCCGGCGATTTCGCTCAAAGCTGGGCTCAATTCTTTCTGAAGTTTGTGCTGAGCAACCCCGCAGTCACCGCCGTCATTCCCGGCACCAACAACCCCGCCCACATGGCCGACGACCTGGGCGCCGGACGCGGCCCGCTGCCCAACGCCGGCCAGCGCCAGCGGATCATCGAGTTCATTCACTCCCAGGGCTGA